Proteins encoded by one window of Yersinia massiliensis:
- a CDS encoding baseplate J/gp47 family protein, with protein sequence MPFNRPTLSELRQRNLSYIQSELKTGGNLLRFSNVGVISDADAGMAHLHYGYLDYIALQSTPYNATDEYLAAWAALKDVFRKPANPATSPIVEFSGTTGRVIAAGSLLNRADGYQYRLDHEVTLGSGGTGTGSITAVLPSVLDDTTGGGIAGNADAGTSLTLDVAIDGVLSVATATVKVSGGADIESEDAFRSRMLLAYQNTPQGGNDTDYRGWALAVPGVTRCWVKRRLQGVGTVGIYIMCDGNDSGGFPVGTDGISQLEEWGAVKATGDQGRVADHIYPLQPIIAIIYVCAPVAAPVNFVISGISTADSETTTAINTAIDEVFFTEGEPGGKILLSSLLLAIGDVTGTSGFILDSPTTNIQLETGQLPLRGMVTYL encoded by the coding sequence ATGCCATTTAATCGCCCCACATTAAGCGAACTGCGCCAGCGCAACCTGTCTTATATTCAATCAGAACTCAAGACGGGCGGTAATTTATTGCGCTTCTCCAATGTCGGTGTGATCAGTGATGCTGATGCCGGGATGGCACACCTGCATTACGGCTATCTGGATTATATCGCGCTGCAATCCACGCCTTATAATGCCACCGATGAATATCTTGCCGCGTGGGCCGCGTTGAAAGATGTGTTTCGCAAGCCAGCCAACCCCGCCACCTCTCCTATCGTCGAATTTAGTGGCACTACAGGCCGCGTGATTGCCGCTGGGAGCCTGTTAAATCGGGCCGATGGTTATCAATATCGCCTCGATCATGAGGTCACGCTGGGATCTGGCGGCACAGGCACCGGCTCAATCACTGCGGTGCTGCCAAGCGTATTAGATGACACCACGGGGGGCGGTATTGCCGGGAATGCCGATGCAGGGACATCTCTGACATTGGATGTGGCCATCGATGGCGTTCTGTCGGTGGCCACCGCCACAGTTAAGGTATCTGGCGGCGCTGATATTGAATCAGAAGATGCTTTTCGTTCTCGTATGTTACTGGCTTATCAAAACACTCCCCAAGGTGGCAACGATACCGATTATCGCGGCTGGGCTTTGGCCGTGCCGGGTGTGACTCGTTGTTGGGTGAAGCGCCGCTTGCAGGGGGTGGGCACAGTCGGTATTTATATCATGTGTGATGGCAATGATTCTGGCGGCTTTCCGGTCGGGACTGATGGCATATCGCAACTTGAAGAGTGGGGCGCGGTAAAAGCGACCGGTGATCAGGGGCGGGTAGCCGACCACATTTATCCCTTACAGCCTATTATCGCCATCATCTATGTCTGTGCCCCGGTAGCGGCCCCGGTGAATTTTGTGATTAGTGGTATTTCTACAGCAGATAGCGAAACTACCACAGCAATAAACACGGCCATTGACGAGGTGTTTTTTACTGAGGGCGAGCCGGGCGGTAAAATTTTACTGTCGTCACTGCTGCTGGCCATCGGTGATGTGACAGGCACCAGTGGTTTTATTCTCGACTCCCCAACGACTAACATCCAGCTTGAAACCGGACAATTACCTCTCCGGGGCATGGTGACCTACCTATGA
- a CDS encoding DinI family protein — protein MKVELVYDKRNVKEIPGANDLILAELTKRVHRVFPKAEVKVKPMQANGINTDASKGDKAILNRLVEEMFDEADQWLVIDL, from the coding sequence ATGAAAGTTGAACTGGTTTACGATAAGCGAAACGTGAAAGAGATACCAGGTGCCAATGACCTTATCCTGGCTGAACTAACCAAGCGCGTACACCGTGTCTTCCCTAAAGCTGAGGTCAAGGTTAAGCCAATGCAAGCGAACGGCATCAATACCGACGCCAGCAAAGGTGATAAGGCTATTCTCAATCGGCTGGTTGAGGAAATGTTTGATGAAGCAGATCAGTGGCTGGTTATCGATCTTTAA
- a CDS encoding autotransporter outer membrane beta-barrel domain-containing protein yields MKKFNYKLSCIALTIISAISTTTSYADIGFTGDVIPDLPDWDIPGVIIIGNTSFGAMDIFNGGPLNSGSGGTLTSGNVAAGLWSYIGYSSTATGEVVITGSDSKWINNGVLFVGYNGNGTLLIADGGVVNNPVNATHVGFGVGAVGYLEVSGTDSQLINGGELRIGGENDSNGMMRITDGAVVTNQNDADIAYRPGSTGSVEVTGLGSIWNAGNRMFIGHEGDGSLKITSGGVVTTATKASVAAGTTSTGYVEVNGAGSRWQVGTLLDIGTNGPATMVVSDGGVVTSQSGNINDSIGVVEITGTDSRWDNAETLQIGSFYASVGSNSTLNITNGGVVTDSFGYVGAGKDATGRVNISGTDSSWHNANSLVIGNSGNGSVVVSDGGSLSSSGSYVGYTAGSKGDVLVTGVNSNWVNTGDIRFGEFGGNASLTINNSGTVQTDNLTIAKDATSIGVLNIGSAANYTASLAGYINTPLITLGSGDSSIVFNHIDTDYQFNSAIAGSGKVAVYSGMTVLNGVNTYSGTTTVNAGILKAGAASSFSTASEYIVETAGELDLAGFDQTLNSLSNSGTVSLNGVPGTILTVSGNYIGNDGLLNFNSLLNNDTSATDKLVVNGNTSGTTRVGVTNLGGSGATTLNGIELIEVNGLSSGEFVKQGRIVAGVYDYSLARGVGINASNWYLTSTATSVPPAEPAEPAEPAEPPVMVNRPEAGSYTANLATANSMFITSLNDRMGETQYIDALTGEHKVTSLWLRNEGGHNRSRDASGQLNTQANRYVLQLGGDIAQWSNNNTDRFHLGIMAGYGNSKSTTVSQVSGYSSKGSIDGYSAGVYGTWYANSEDKSGLYVDSWAQYSWFNNTVNGQDLASEEYKSKGVSASVESGYTFKIGENASKNASYFIQPKAQVTWMGVKADDHKEANGTNISGEGDGNIQTRMGVKAFMNGYADQDKGKDRVFQPFVEANWIHNTNDFGTTMDGMTVKQDGAANIGELKVGVEGQINKKLNVWGNVGQQIGNKGYSDTAVMLGVKYNF; encoded by the coding sequence ATGAAAAAATTTAACTACAAATTATCTTGTATCGCCTTAACTATTATATCTGCGATTAGTACTACAACTTCTTATGCTGACATCGGTTTTACAGGTGATGTAATACCCGACTTACCTGACTGGGATATTCCAGGGGTAATAATAATTGGTAATACGTCATTTGGTGCTATGGATATTTTCAATGGTGGACCGTTGAACAGCGGAAGTGGTGGAACGTTAACCAGCGGAAATGTAGCCGCTGGGCTATGGAGCTATATTGGTTATAGTTCTACAGCTACCGGTGAGGTAGTTATTACTGGCTCTGACTCTAAGTGGATAAATAACGGGGTGCTCTTTGTTGGTTATAACGGTAACGGCACATTACTGATAGCGGATGGAGGAGTTGTAAATAACCCTGTTAACGCGACACATGTTGGTTTTGGTGTTGGGGCTGTTGGTTATCTTGAAGTCAGTGGAACTGATTCACAATTAATCAACGGCGGTGAGTTACGCATTGGTGGCGAAAATGACAGTAATGGCATGATGCGAATTACCGATGGTGCTGTAGTCACTAACCAAAATGATGCTGATATTGCGTATCGCCCAGGTTCAACCGGTAGCGTTGAAGTCACAGGTCTAGGCTCAATCTGGAATGCCGGTAATCGTATGTTCATCGGCCATGAAGGTGATGGCAGTCTTAAAATCACCAGTGGCGGCGTTGTTACCACGGCAACGAAAGCAAGCGTTGCGGCAGGAACGACTTCAACCGGTTATGTAGAAGTGAACGGTGCAGGTTCCCGCTGGCAAGTGGGTACTTTACTTGATATAGGAACAAATGGCCCTGCCACCATGGTAGTTTCTGATGGTGGTGTAGTAACCAGTCAAAGCGGGAATATTAACGACTCTATCGGAGTGGTAGAAATTACCGGCACCGACTCTCGTTGGGATAATGCCGAGACCCTGCAAATTGGTTCGTTTTACGCATCAGTAGGTTCTAATAGTACTCTAAATATCACTAATGGTGGCGTTGTAACTGATAGTTTTGGTTATGTTGGTGCAGGGAAAGATGCCACTGGCCGAGTAAATATCTCAGGTACAGATTCTTCTTGGCACAACGCTAACAGCTTGGTTATTGGTAACAGTGGGAATGGCTCTGTCGTCGTCTCCGATGGCGGGAGTCTCAGTAGTTCTGGTAGCTATGTCGGCTATACCGCTGGCTCAAAAGGTGACGTTTTGGTCACTGGTGTTAACTCCAATTGGGTTAATACAGGTGATATTCGTTTTGGGGAGTTTGGCGGTAACGCCTCACTGACTATTAATAACAGTGGGACTGTTCAAACCGATAATTTAACCATTGCTAAAGATGCAACTTCAATCGGAGTACTGAATATTGGTAGCGCAGCTAATTATACTGCGTCATTAGCCGGTTATATTAATACACCACTTATTACCTTAGGGAGCGGTGATAGCTCAATTGTCTTTAACCATATTGATACTGATTATCAGTTTAATTCTGCCATTGCTGGCAGTGGTAAAGTGGCCGTTTACAGTGGTATGACGGTATTAAATGGCGTAAATACCTATAGTGGTACGACAACAGTTAATGCTGGCATCTTAAAGGCTGGTGCTGCAAGCAGCTTCAGTACAGCTTCCGAATATATTGTCGAGACTGCGGGGGAACTGGATTTAGCCGGTTTCGACCAGACACTGAACAGTCTAAGTAATAGCGGTACTGTGAGCCTTAACGGTGTACCAGGTACGATTCTGACGGTATCCGGTAATTACATCGGCAACGATGGCTTGCTCAATTTTAATTCTCTATTAAATAATGACACTTCAGCTACTGATAAATTGGTCGTTAATGGCAATACTTCTGGCACAACTCGTGTGGGCGTGACTAACTTGGGTGGTAGTGGCGCAACAACATTGAATGGTATCGAACTGATTGAGGTTAATGGGCTGTCAAGCGGTGAGTTTGTTAAGCAGGGGCGTATTGTTGCCGGTGTCTATGATTACTCTCTGGCGCGTGGTGTAGGGATAAATGCCAGCAACTGGTATCTGACCAGCACAGCAACATCGGTTCCACCTGCTGAACCTGCTGAACCTGCTGAACCTGCTGAACCACCAGTGATGGTCAACCGGCCAGAAGCTGGCAGTTACACTGCTAACCTGGCAACTGCCAATAGCATGTTTATAACGAGTCTCAATGACCGCATGGGTGAAACCCAGTATATTGATGCATTGACCGGTGAACATAAAGTGACCAGCCTGTGGTTGCGTAACGAAGGTGGGCATAACCGTTCACGTGATGCATCGGGGCAATTGAATACACAAGCTAATCGTTATGTCCTGCAACTGGGCGGTGATATTGCTCAGTGGAGTAATAACAACACGGACCGTTTCCATCTAGGTATTATGGCTGGATATGGCAATAGCAAGAGTACGACTGTTTCACAAGTGTCTGGCTATAGCTCTAAAGGCTCAATCGACGGCTACAGCGCCGGTGTATACGGTACCTGGTACGCGAATAGCGAAGACAAGTCCGGATTATACGTAGATAGCTGGGCGCAATACAGCTGGTTCAACAACACGGTCAATGGTCAGGATTTAGCTTCTGAAGAGTACAAGTCTAAGGGCGTAAGCGCCTCAGTCGAAAGTGGCTATACCTTTAAAATCGGTGAGAATGCGTCGAAAAACGCCAGTTACTTTATCCAGCCGAAAGCGCAGGTGACATGGATGGGTGTTAAAGCGGACGACCATAAAGAAGCCAATGGGACAAATATATCCGGTGAAGGTGATGGAAACATCCAGACCCGTATGGGGGTGAAAGCCTTTATGAATGGCTACGCCGATCAGGATAAAGGTAAAGATCGTGTATTCCAACCGTTTGTGGAAGCCAACTGGATCCACAATACTAATGATTTCGGCACTACGATGGACGGTATGACGGTTAAGCAAGACGGTGCGGCCAATATTGGTGAGCTGAAAGTGGGTGTGGAAGGCCAGATTAATAAGAAATTGAATGTCTGGGGTAATGTCGGCCAGCAAATTGGTAACAAAGGTTACAGCGATACAGCTGTAATGCTAGGAGTTAAATACAACTTCTAA
- a CDS encoding phage GP46 family protein, with the protein MTTDIKTVWEPDKLLGDWQTGGGGLLDGNDLETAILISLFTDRLARSDDAIDGDDRRGWWGDTGSEYPIGSRLWLLHREKLTTKVALKAEDYANEALTWLLDDGVVTAISTNAQIVFPNRINLIVNYQQPAKAQASVKFSWVWES; encoded by the coding sequence ATGACAACAGATATCAAAACAGTCTGGGAACCGGACAAATTGCTGGGCGACTGGCAAACAGGCGGCGGTGGGCTGCTGGATGGCAATGATTTAGAGACGGCCATTTTAATTAGCCTGTTCACGGACCGGTTGGCCCGTTCTGATGACGCTATTGACGGCGACGATCGGCGCGGGTGGTGGGGTGATACCGGATCAGAGTACCCGATCGGCTCCCGGCTGTGGTTGCTGCACCGCGAAAAACTTACTACCAAGGTAGCGCTAAAGGCTGAAGACTATGCCAATGAAGCCTTAACTTGGTTGCTTGATGATGGCGTGGTGACCGCAATCAGTACCAATGCTCAGATAGTGTTTCCCAACCGAATCAATCTCATTGTCAACTATCAACAACCGGCTAAAGCACAGGCTTCAGTTAAATTCTCATGGGTATGGGAGAGCTAA
- a CDS encoding phage baseplate assembly protein domain-containing protein yields MSESGQLSQLYRQIKMILGIGRVTASNDGGTVQTVQYQTPLEVRDDTPRLAEFGFSSGLPANTDVVIGFLGGDRSSAVIIGSNHQSFRHTGLNTGETVIYSQWGQYIKLTETGIIIEANGQPVTVNNATEVTVNAAVKVRLNTPLLEVSGDIVDNAGSNGTTLKTLREAYNTHNHQLKNVQGGSATLTSEVTGKVVQ; encoded by the coding sequence ATGAGCGAATCAGGGCAGCTATCCCAACTATATCGCCAGATAAAAATGATACTCGGGATAGGACGGGTCACAGCCAGCAATGATGGCGGCACCGTTCAAACCGTTCAATATCAAACCCCGCTTGAAGTCCGTGATGATACGCCGAGATTGGCTGAGTTTGGTTTTTCGTCAGGGTTACCCGCTAACACCGATGTGGTTATTGGGTTCCTCGGTGGTGACAGGTCAAGCGCAGTCATTATTGGCTCAAATCATCAGTCTTTTCGTCATACCGGACTCAATACGGGTGAAACGGTGATCTATTCGCAGTGGGGGCAATACATCAAGTTAACCGAAACCGGCATCATTATTGAGGCCAATGGTCAGCCGGTCACGGTCAACAATGCCACTGAGGTGACGGTTAATGCCGCGGTAAAAGTGCGCCTAAATACCCCGTTACTGGAGGTCAGTGGCGATATTGTCGATAACGCTGGCAGCAATGGCACCACGCTGAAAACCCTACGCGAAGCCTATAACACCCACAATCACCAGCTTAAAAATGTACAGGGTGGTAGCGCGACATTAACCAGTGAAGTGACGGGTAAGGTGGTGCAATGA
- a CDS encoding phage tail protein, translated as MQKIGDIPNTRADNNGEFTDGNVAGGVPPTILPAEWFNTIQRELMSILAAAEIEADSDAFDQVLLSIQKLVSEGIPDLKDASLTQKGIVQLSSSITSTSETLAATPKAVKAALDASLPIGGTAASATKLATARKIGGVDFDGTKDIDLPFINTTDSNVQLAGVLGVKSLEVYPMTGSAEGGQIDLFDKDGVHVAFFDIDSGGNTRIVSTAAGVAISINKTTGDVTIPKVLNVTGNITSVGSVRAGNGSAQLSTNGNIYGSVWGTDLYTYLTDQLIGIPMPYPLASVPAGFLKCNGAAFSTSTYPRLALKYPSGVLPDMRANAIRGWDDGRGVDAGRALLSQQLDALQNITGNFALGGSKQVAGVTATGAFGPMEVYDALGQQATGAGNIGGITFDASRVARTAAETRMRNIAFNYIVRAL; from the coding sequence ATGCAAAAAATTGGCGATATCCCCAACACGCGCGCCGACAATAATGGCGAGTTTACTGATGGTAATGTTGCTGGTGGCGTACCACCGACAATACTACCGGCAGAGTGGTTTAATACCATTCAACGCGAATTAATGAGTATTTTAGCAGCAGCCGAAATTGAAGCTGATAGTGATGCTTTTGATCAAGTTCTATTATCGATACAAAAGCTCGTTAGTGAGGGAATCCCAGATCTTAAAGATGCCTCATTAACCCAAAAAGGGATTGTTCAGCTTAGCAGTTCTATAACCAGCACTAGCGAAACACTTGCCGCAACGCCAAAAGCTGTAAAGGCCGCGCTTGATGCTTCATTGCCAATCGGTGGCACAGCTGCATCAGCAACTAAACTGGCGACTGCAAGAAAAATTGGCGGTGTAGATTTTGATGGTACCAAAGATATTGACCTGCCTTTCATTAATACCACCGACTCGAATGTTCAATTGGCAGGTGTACTTGGCGTAAAGAGCCTCGAAGTTTACCCGATGACTGGAAGCGCTGAGGGTGGGCAAATCGATTTATTCGATAAAGACGGTGTGCACGTTGCATTTTTTGATATCGATTCAGGCGGGAATACACGTATAGTTTCTACTGCGGCTGGGGTGGCTATTTCCATCAATAAAACCACTGGTGATGTCACAATCCCGAAAGTATTGAACGTCACTGGTAATATCACATCAGTAGGTAGTGTCCGCGCTGGAAACGGTTCGGCACAACTATCCACCAACGGTAATATCTACGGCTCGGTGTGGGGTACGGATCTTTACACTTACCTGACCGATCAACTGATTGGTATCCCAATGCCTTACCCCCTGGCCAGTGTCCCCGCTGGCTTTTTGAAGTGTAACGGCGCTGCCTTTAGCACATCTACTTACCCACGTTTAGCTCTTAAATATCCGTCTGGCGTACTCCCCGATATGCGTGCGAATGCCATTAGAGGCTGGGACGATGGGCGAGGAGTAGACGCGGGACGAGCGTTGCTGTCACAGCAGCTTGACGCATTGCAAAACATTACAGGTAACTTCGCCTTGGGGGGCAGCAAACAAGTTGCGGGGGTTACGGCAACAGGCGCATTTGGCCCAATGGAGGTATATGACGCGCTAGGGCAGCAGGCTACCGGTGCTGGAAATATCGGGGGTATTACCTTCGATGCTTCTCGTGTTGCGCGCACAGCAGCAGAAACACGTATGAGAAACATCGCATTCAATTACATAGTAAGGGCTTTATAA
- a CDS encoding phage baseplate assembly protein, with product MSDDLTLRIGNKLITGWDNIRVTRSIERLPSDFSLSLMDLYPGSDNQQWVNPGDPCVVNLGDDVVLTGYIDRWAPMISRNRREVRATGRSKCQDLVDCSAEWPNNVISQSTALQIAQRLAQPYSITVTTDVTDLDIVPQFTLNWGESSQEIIDRITRWAALLYYDLPDGNLYLTRVGTRKAASGVAQGINIEDAAYNSGMDQRFSDYIGVSMSVSQLQEQVQDAGYGAVTLARSRDPEAAKMRYRNRIIIVESTMKALKLAQQCIDWEMNRRYGRSKELLVTVDSWRDKDGKLWEPNTLIPIDLPIFGLKDELWLLSEVTYLKDDHGTAAQMVLMPPEAFTVQPYQFYSNLMELNPR from the coding sequence ATGAGTGATGATTTGACGCTGCGTATTGGCAATAAGCTGATCACGGGCTGGGATAATATCCGTGTCACTCGCAGCATAGAGCGGTTACCCAGCGATTTCAGCCTGTCATTGATGGACCTTTATCCGGGCAGTGATAACCAGCAGTGGGTGAATCCGGGCGACCCTTGCGTGGTTAATTTAGGTGATGATGTGGTGCTGACCGGATATATCGACCGCTGGGCACCGATGATCAGCCGTAATCGCCGCGAAGTGAGGGCGACGGGGCGGAGCAAGTGCCAGGACCTGGTTGATTGCTCCGCTGAGTGGCCAAACAATGTGATCAGCCAATCAACAGCGCTACAGATAGCCCAACGATTGGCGCAGCCCTACAGCATTACGGTGACGACTGATGTGACCGACTTGGATATTGTCCCCCAATTTACATTGAACTGGGGTGAATCCTCGCAGGAAATCATCGACCGCATTACCCGCTGGGCGGCGCTGCTCTATTACGACCTGCCCGATGGGAACCTCTATCTGACTCGGGTGGGGACGCGCAAAGCGGCCAGCGGTGTCGCGCAGGGTATCAATATCGAAGACGCCGCGTATAACTCCGGTATGGATCAGCGCTTTTCTGACTACATTGGTGTATCGATGTCGGTGAGCCAACTTCAGGAGCAGGTACAGGACGCCGGATATGGCGCGGTGACCTTAGCCCGCAGTCGCGATCCTGAAGCGGCCAAAATGCGTTATCGCAACCGCATTATCATTGTTGAAAGCACGATGAAAGCGCTAAAACTGGCCCAGCAGTGCATCGACTGGGAAATGAACCGCCGCTATGGGCGCTCTAAAGAGCTGCTGGTAACGGTCGATAGCTGGCGCGATAAAGACGGGAAGTTATGGGAACCCAACACCCTGATCCCCATTGATTTGCCTATCTTTGGCTTAAAGGATGAACTCTGGCTGTTATCGGAGGTGACCTATCTCAAAGACGACCATGGCACCGCCGCGCAAATGGTGCTGATGCCGCCTGAAGCCTTTACCGTTCAGCCTTATCAGTTCTATTCAAACCTTATGGAGTTGAACCCACGATGA
- a CDS encoding tail fiber assembly protein: MTKYSLEIAAAQLGEDGLSITEGWIVVYSANPDSREYVGASNEYLPLGVSLPASGYADSPVLPTEPDKAVRRNDAGNAWEIVTDLRGKTAYSTETGQPEEISFIGELPDILTLLAPNTDFDKWNGAKWVTDKALQQAAATQEAEEKKTRLLNAAAAKIAPLQDAVDTGMATDDDFTQLLAWKTYRVLLNRIDTSKAPDIEWPVAPKV, translated from the coding sequence ATGACTAAATATTCACTGGAAATCGCCGCAGCGCAGTTGGGAGAAGATGGACTGTCTATTACTGAAGGATGGATAGTTGTTTATAGCGCGAATCCAGATTCTCGCGAATATGTTGGTGCCAGTAATGAGTACCTGCCGTTAGGTGTTAGCTTGCCCGCCAGTGGTTATGCTGACTCGCCTGTATTACCCACCGAGCCAGATAAGGCCGTACGCCGGAACGATGCTGGCAATGCATGGGAAATCGTAACTGACTTGCGCGGCAAGACTGCATACAGCACTGAAACCGGCCAACCAGAAGAAATCAGCTTTATTGGCGAGTTGCCGGATATATTGACGTTACTGGCCCCGAATACCGATTTCGACAAATGGAACGGCGCGAAATGGGTAACAGATAAAGCATTGCAACAAGCCGCAGCAACGCAGGAAGCGGAAGAAAAGAAAACCCGATTACTAAATGCAGCAGCGGCAAAAATTGCACCGCTGCAAGATGCGGTAGATACCGGCATGGCAACGGATGACGATTTCACCCAGCTCCTCGCTTGGAAAACTTACCGCGTCTTACTGAACCGTATTGACACATCAAAAGCGCCAGATATTGAATGGCCTGTAGCGCCTAAAGTGTAA
- a CDS encoding YmfQ family protein — protein MSRYSVNDYTAAIQALMPGGLVWPKISDGTQTSTLRALARSFQRSDEDARDLLDAAFPSTATAMLPEWEATLGLPDLCAIGEIDSIIQRQRAVVSKLFGIGGQSVAYFTHVAGALGYTISITQYRQACTGMSVCGDAINGEEWPFTWLITAPETTINYAQCGLTYCSDPLRSWGNKQLECRLTVLNPSHTILKFGYIS, from the coding sequence ATGAGTCGATATTCTGTTAATGACTATACCGCGGCCATTCAAGCACTGATGCCGGGGGGCTTAGTTTGGCCCAAAATATCAGACGGGACTCAAACCAGTACTTTACGAGCGCTAGCCCGATCCTTCCAACGTAGTGATGAGGATGCCCGTGATCTGCTTGATGCCGCTTTTCCTTCAACAGCGACCGCCATGTTACCCGAGTGGGAAGCGACGCTTGGGTTACCTGATTTATGTGCGATAGGTGAGATAGACAGCATCATCCAGCGCCAGCGGGCCGTCGTCTCCAAACTGTTCGGCATTGGTGGCCAGTCGGTGGCTTACTTTACCCATGTTGCCGGGGCGCTGGGTTACACCATCTCAATCACCCAATATAGGCAGGCATGTACCGGGATGTCGGTTTGCGGTGACGCCATAAACGGTGAAGAGTGGCCGTTTACCTGGCTGATCACCGCGCCGGAGACCACGATTAATTATGCCCAATGCGGTTTGACTTATTGCAGTGATCCACTGCGTTCGTGGGGAAACAAACAGCTTGAATGTCGGTTAACAGTATTAAATCCATCCCATACCATTCTTAAATTTGGCTACATTAGCTAG
- a CDS encoding DinI-like family protein, which translates to MRVEVTIDKLNAKSFPVGYTDALTKELTNRLSDKFNNFVVKVRFAGANGLTVLGGMPDDKEVIQEILQETWESADDWFQA; encoded by the coding sequence CTGCGTGTCGAAGTGACGATAGATAAGCTGAACGCCAAGAGCTTTCCGGTTGGCTACACTGATGCTCTTACCAAAGAGTTGACGAACCGCCTCAGTGATAAATTCAATAACTTTGTCGTGAAGGTGAGATTTGCAGGTGCCAACGGGTTAACCGTTCTTGGTGGGATGCCTGACGACAAAGAAGTGATTCAGGAGATTTTGCAGGAAACGTGGGAAAGTGCGGATGACTGGTTTCAGGCTTAA
- the deoC gene encoding deoxyribose-phosphate aldolase: MKSNESKRETLIMNETTKRMARLIDLSAVQATNTEADVRHCAELASHYHIISVHVLPCWTRFLSTLLPEQGRADVMIGGPVGFPGGGHATDIKVQEVRQLIVDGAREIDMVVNIGKVLSGDYDYVREDLRRVVEAAAPVPAKVILETHYLNEEQIRKVCDIAVDVGMAWVKTSTGWAPTGATEEKVAIIADQLRGRIQIKGAGGIRDLNTVRVLYRLGVRRFGMSAAATQQVLEQLEQDPSLFPELNDN; encoded by the coding sequence ATGAAATCAAATGAAAGCAAAAGAGAGACATTGATAATGAATGAAACTACAAAACGCATGGCACGGCTCATTGATCTGAGCGCCGTCCAAGCCACAAATACCGAAGCAGATGTTCGCCACTGTGCTGAATTGGCAAGCCATTACCACATTATCTCCGTTCACGTCCTGCCGTGCTGGACACGTTTTCTCAGCACCTTGCTGCCAGAACAAGGCCGTGCAGACGTCATGATCGGTGGCCCAGTAGGCTTTCCCGGTGGTGGTCATGCCACAGATATTAAGGTGCAAGAGGTCCGACAACTGATTGTCGATGGCGCTCGTGAGATTGATATGGTGGTGAACATCGGCAAAGTTCTTTCCGGTGATTACGACTACGTGCGTGAAGATCTGCGCCGGGTGGTAGAAGCTGCCGCGCCTGTACCAGCCAAAGTCATTCTGGAAACCCACTACTTAAATGAAGAGCAGATCCGCAAAGTCTGTGATATCGCCGTAGACGTCGGTATGGCTTGGGTGAAAACCTCCACCGGCTGGGCACCAACCGGCGCTACAGAAGAAAAAGTGGCGATCATTGCTGATCAACTGCGTGGCCGCATCCAGATCAAAGGAGCCGGTGGTATCCGCGATCTAAACACGGTGCGAGTGCTGTATCGCTTGGGTGTCCGCCGTTTCGGCATGAGCGCAGCCGCTACCCAACAGGTGTTGGAGCAACTGGAGCAGGATCCAAGCCTGTTCCCGGAACTGAACGATAACTAA